One window from the genome of Prinia subflava isolate CZ2003 ecotype Zambia chromosome 2, Cam_Psub_1.2, whole genome shotgun sequence encodes:
- the SERTAD4 gene encoding SERTA domain-containing protein 4, translating to MTLVLPMQRLGRPIAAEGAADLAAYRALWEPPCCGRPGPAAPPAPAPSPPAPGPPAAGSHYRGISNPVTTSKITYFKRKYVEEEDFHPPLSNCAHKTISVFEERAHILYMSLEKLKFIDDPEVYLRRSVLINNLMKRIHGEIIMQNNWCFSTCSFSGTSPQEWFVSQDCPYRKRLRMAKEEYEKLHMCCFYQECGSHYLNLPYSVNASTESNSSFSSSSSSSPPTSLPSCSQQVDYEVGSAPSYRSDDQIPANEIFITNGRSNSNQEKAKFNEEKGGNEPERESIALNCEPVRGSHALECKGKFYDYFETGCNDKSNVSESWKKSLRKKESLPSNKICCNKGSKI from the exons ATGACCCTGGTGCTGCCCATGCAGCGGCTGGGCCGCCCCATCGCCGCCGAGGGAGCCGCCGACCTCGCCGCCTACCGCGCCCTCTGGGAGCCGCCCTGCTgcggccgccccggccccgccgccccgccggccccggcccccaGCCCGCCGGCCCCCGGGCCCCCCGCCGCAG GATCACATTACAGGGGAATTTCAAATCCTGTAACAACATCCAAGATCACAtactttaaaaggaaatatgTGGAAGAAGAGGATTTTCATCCGCCACTCAGCAACTGTGCACACAAA acAATCTCCGTGTTTGAGGAGCGGGCCCATATCCTTTACATGTctttggaaaagctgaaattcaTTGATGATCCTGAAGTCTACCTGCGGAGATCCGTCCTCATCAACAATCTCATGAAGAGAATCCACGGAGAGATCATCATGCAGAACAACTGGTGCTTCTCCACCTGCTCCTTCAGTGGCACCTCCCCACAAGAGTGGTTTGTGTCTCAGGACTGTCCATACAGAAAACGCCTTCGGATGGCAAAGGAGGAGTACGAGAAGCTCCACATGTGCTGCTTCTATCAAGAATGTGGCAGTCACTATTTAAACCTACCCTACTCTGTTAATGCTAGCACAGAAAGtaattcctctttttcctcctcttcctcctcctcccctcccactTCTTTGCCAAGCTGTTCCCAGCAGGTGGATTACGAAGTTGGCAGTGCACCTTCTTACAGAAGCGATGACCAGATACCTGCTAATGAAATATTCATCACTAATGGCAGGTCTAACAGTAAtcaggaaaaggcaaaatttaaTGAGGAAAAAGGAGGTAACGAACCTGAGAGAGAGAGCATCGCCTTAAACTGTGAACCTGTAAGAGGCTCCCATGCTCTTGAATGTAAAGGCAAATTTTATGACTATTTTGAGACTGGATGTAATGACAAGAGCAACGTAAGTGAATCTTGGAAAAAATCCTTAAGGAAAAAGGAATCTTTACCAAGTAATAAAATCTGCTGCAACAAAGGAAGTAAAATATGA